ACAATATATAGTAATATCCATGATCCATGGTTTTGAATAATTTCATTTGAAAAAAGTACGCAAAGTAAATGGTTTATTATTATTCTGCACGGTGACACAGACTATGTAGTGTAGTATAGTATATAGTGACCATAATAAATCACTATATATTCATCCCTTTGTTCAAATTCAACATTATCTAAACATTCCCCCAAAAGCTAGCAGCAACCCTTACTGAAATCACCCAATGTTATGCACATTTTTATGGTCTTTTCTGCTCTCTTCTGTGCAAATTTCATTAATTGTTACCAGTCCGCTAAATTTGGCAGGACTACTTCCCAAACATTCACTTTTCTTGTTTCCATCGCTCCAGAACccaaaataactaattattagaAAATGtgtaatgatgatgatatacaattttttttattttttctttttcgtttatATATTctcttaaaatttataatattattttaaaagtaattagaTATTGAGTTTCAAGTAATTACACACAGAAATATGTACGTTTCTCATTGGAAAATAATGTCAATTCTTGCTTTCAAATTTTGTGTTCGGTTAATAAATTGGAGATGTcccatttaatttttaataaattaaaagaataataatagaaGATTAGAAGAAAAGTATACCCAGCTTTGCATCCATCCATCCCCATCTTTTCAATTTATTAGATGTTTACCAAAGTCTCATCatgtataaatttaatttagccATTGGTGATTGATTATTAGCTTGCTAAGAGATATACATCAAATGATCCAAGCAAAACCCTACAAATAAATTCAATCGAATAAAAGGGTATACGTATACAAGATCAATAATATACTATTCACTTTCCTAATAACTTTGTTGACACAAGCCATGGTGCCACGTGacccataaaataaaatttaaaaaaaaaaggaagaagagaattAATACATTGTTGAAACTTGAAACTCGTCGCTGACTTTGgtttttctatatataataatattgagTAATAAtggataattataaaaatagcaGTAGAAAATAAGGGATAGTGAAAGAGTTAGGTGAGAGAGGAAGGGCATGGTAGATGTGAGTGTGTAAAAAATAAAGTGCAATTTAATTTGGGTCTCTCTTAGTGTTTTAAAGTCATCAAGTATATATAAAGCATTCACATGCATTGGTACTATTTGAAAGCTCTTctatctctttctctttctcttttcttctcttgttGTAAAAACTAGTAGCATAGCATAAAAGAGaggtgagtgagtgagtgagtgaagagaagaaagaaagatgggAAGGCCTCCATGCTGTGACAAAGTTGGAATCAAGAAAGGTCCATGGACACCTGAGGAGGATATCATCCTTGTCTCTTACATCCAAGAACATGGTCCTGGAAATTGGAGATCAGTCCCTACTAATACtggtaattatatattatatattttaattggaATTGAGTCCATGAATTTGACAATAGAATAACAATGTTAATTATTTGTTGAAAAGGGTTGTCAAGATGCAGCAAAAGTTGTAGGCTAAGGTGGACAAATTATCTAAGGCCAGGAATCAAGAGAGGAAACTTCACTCCCCATGAAGAAGGAATGATTATTCACTTGCAAGCTCTTCTTGGTAACAAGTAATATTCTCCCACATAACAAattcaattaatattattattgtttaatttgttgaattaaaataatatttatttttatatatatagatgggcAGCCATAGCTTCATACCTTCCACAAAGAACAGACAATGACATAAAGAATTATTGGAACACacatctaaagaagaagctcaagaaatTCCAACAGCAACAAACAGGTTCCATGGATTCTTCTTCTCATCAGCACCTTCAAGCGTCATCTAAGAGCTTCAGTGACAGAATTTCATCATCAGATAATAAGTCTTCTACTCAGTGTTCATCAATTACCACATCCTATGCATCAAGCACTGAGAACATTTCAAGGCTTCTAGAAGGTTGGATGAGAACTTCTCCAAAaccatcttcatcatcttctccattcATCatcaaaggaggaggaggaccaTCATCAAATCATCATGAGATTGATGAagaaaacaataacaacaacaatgataATAAGGAGGTTCTTCTAGTCAAGTCTGTTTCTATGCCTGCTTTGAATCTTGagcttcatcatcatcagaatCATCATCAAGACTTTGAATCTATTCTTTCCTTTGAGAATCTCAACACTACTACTGCTTCTTGCTGGGACAAATCTACTTGTGATTCTAtgcctaataataataatcacaaaTGTTCTTCAGAACCTGCTGCTGCTACTactttttctcatcatcatcatcatcatgaaattgaggaagaagaagaggactATGAGGATCAAGAGGAGAGGAAGAATAGTAAGAGTAGTAGGGATAAGAATAATAATGACAATAATAACCCTCCATTGTCATTCCTTGAGAAGTGGCTATTGGATGAGAATGTTGGTCATGGTGAGGAGATCATGGAGTTATCTCCTATCTTCTAATAAcattcaaattatatatattcaaaaaaaaaaaagaaaaaaagaaaagaaaaagaacacacCATTCCCTAAGTTTGGGATATGTGATGTTACTTTAATAATTTCAAAGGAGGATTAAGGAAGTGGAAAGAAGAAGCTGCAAGAGGAGGATAatggagaaaaagaagaaaaaaaaagaaatatcttGATGATCTTTCTGACTAGGGTAAAACTAaatctatctttttcttttctttttcttttattctatatatatatattaattactattattataaCTATTATTAGATGTGTTAATTGGAGGTTCTGAGAAGTTTAGGATCTCTATTCAACTTTGTAACTTGATGTTTATTTTATGATGAATTTGGTTTAATTGTTTGCATTGATAATTAAGTAGTTACTTATATTGCATgttaatctttaatttctttgtagAGAGCTGTAGATAAAGTTAATTGTTAACTTTAATTTAGCACAAATACATACATACGAAGAAGACTTGAGAAACTTTCATGATTGTCAACTCGAATTATGAATAATATTCTGGAATATTTGCTTCAAGGAACACTTCAAAACAATATTAGTTACTAACCTTATTATATATGctgttttaattttctgtttcttctttttcatttttattttaatttaattaattacttctGATTAATACAGTGAACTGTGTATGTACTTAACAAGTTACCGGGAAAAATGGAAGATACATAATGAAGAGCACTGTGTTTATTACGGAtccatttaatttcaatttatgaaTCTTGGCAACTAGTTAGTAGCTAGTAGAATATGTATTATCAccctaaaataataataataataataagtagcATATATAAAAGACTTCTTATATGTTCTTACTTTATTAGTAAAAGCTAAGGTTATTGTTTTGATTATATTATGTAGAGTATTCAAgacattatatatattatattaattaataagaataTAGTTAAACAAAAATCATAGCATCCCATGAAGTTAGAACTTTAGgtataaaataattcaaatataaataatatgattTTTGTGTAAAAAGAATTACAATGAAAgtaaatcaaaattgaaaaaaaaatttttgtgctcttaaaaaaataaatatcttcaaTAATTGATACCGTATAGAGGAGAAAAATATGACGTGACTATAGTGTCCATATAAATCAAATACACGAAAACAAAGCATGAAATTTGTTTATCAATTTTGGTCATATCAATAATTTAGGGAAAAGGGTACATGAATTTGACACAATAAGAGATCATATTAGCAACAATAGCCAAAAAACAAATGATGGGTAAAAGATCAGAGACCAATGCCACCAAATATCTGGATCGTAATATAAGACTCAACCTATATACTTTACATTATTAATAATCATGAAATTTAACCATgactttttattttcatgtgtGAGATGGGGAATATAATGTCATTCAATTTATATATACGATAATATGAATggtactatatatatattgcataaaattaaataacctTGCTAGCTAAAAAGGAAAACATAGCTATATAAGAGAAAAACATTATGCTGTCACGAAATTCTTGCTAGCAAAATAAGGTATATTGACATGCTTGAAAgtccattttttatttattttttccaatttggaaaaatttttgtattggAAGCATGtgatattccttttacttttcgGTGTGAGAAGCTGGCTACCATTGTTATTCTCATGGATGCCATATATGCATATATCTAATCTAATTAACTTTCACAGGATGCAACATAAAATTTGGGTTGGACTATTCTATATATATGCTTTTGTGTGCATCTAGCTAGCAACTATCAAATTAAAGGGCAAAAATGCTGGACCAATCATATGGTGCcacatgtttcttttttttttttgggctcctatttaatttaagatataCTAGCATATACTAGTATAATAATgctgaaaaacaataaatgaatagtgatttatatataatgacaataataataacagcaATAATTTGATGTTAAATTTTGTGGATAGCCTCCCTTGACTTTCAGCGTATATTTAATGCAGCAGCTTTGGGACTAAATGCGGCATGTTTTGATTGGCAGTGGACAACTAGAGGTGAGGTGCatcatttaataattttctataATAGATAGTTATATTCTTTTCAAACTAaatactactaataataatagaaaatttaTTGGTGTgaatattaaaagttaaatttataatccatttaattaatttaaatttataatccatttaattaatttaGGTTAGCCAAATAGTTCGTTTATTCATTTGGTTAAATATATCGTCttgtttatataataatttattaattaacgatatatttttaaatagaattttgatttgtaataaattaattcttaaccTAATAAAAATTGGAGAATAtggtagaaaataaaaaaaaattgtaattcattaatgtatttaaaaatgtgaaaaaaacacatctttttcttcaaaaccctaataattctttttttttttttaatgaaatactCATTAGTAAAACTCTACTAATAACTTATAAGGataataatttttcttcaaatgaaataacattttaaatttgcaaataaataaaattaccaCTTAAGAGTACAAGCTAAGAGAATATTACTCAATGAAAGTCAAAATTTACCTAAGTAACACTATTCatatatctttttgttttccaccCCACTCCATCATTTAATCACTCCACGCAAATATATATGTTACTATCACATGTAGGAGTGGTTAAATTATTAGACTCTTTTTCTAGAAAAAAGTTGAGGCATGGAAATAATAATTCATAGTATCCTAATCTTGTGAGACTCACTCAAGGACAGAGAAAGCATGTGAGCAATTCCAAAAAGTaaaatgaaaagtgaaaacaGAAGTTGTAACggcaattaaatgaaaatgtaGGGCTATGGTAGAGAAGTGTTGGATCATTTATGTTTGAGATGAAATATGCTTAACTTATAGgccacatcttttttttttcttcattgccTACTTTTATGGGTAATGGAAATTGTGgattccaatttttttaatttcttttatcttttcttttttccctttcttcatACTCTAAATGAAAATGACGTTTTCCTCTGTTAATATATGTTGAATTTCCTATGCTTATTATATCTCTTTTTAACTTCAATGTATTGTGTATTATGTTTATCTCTATGTTTCTCACTTTGGGTTTATAACCCCCTAAATATACATTAATTATGtgaacaaaataaagaataaaagaattttaattttaatattatatattattactaatatgtaatatgtataaaatatcttatatacatatttacatatttttcaCTCAATTTTCATTATCTCAAAAGTCATTTAGGTAaaatcatatgtatatataacccaaacaaaatgtaattttatacTGATAACATGGATACGATGAGATACATTTTAACTAATATTGATTTAAATTGATCGTGTTTATATTATTGACTGGTAGTAATTCTTTCATTATAGATGAATTTGACAAAACCTTTTagttgaattaaaatttatatcatatataattatattgtagttataaaattttatattaatccCAAGTCATATAAAtagcaaaaaaatttatatacattaaattattcaaattaacatAATAAACACTGTTAACGTAattgaaattaacaataatTCTGAAACTACATATCATGTTTTAAATATTTGGGAACAttctattataattaaaaaattaataaatcagtaaacgttatttttttataatcacTTGTCAAAATGATAATTGTatgttgataattttttttaatccgtATCATCTATATGTTTATACATAAAGTGATTTATGAATTTTTCCTCTTCTAATTAATGATTTCTACCATAAATATATATCTTTAAGTTTTAATATTCTGATTTTTCTTaacttttagtttattttttaactctTAGATTTTAATTTATGGTTCAATACTATTAAAGTGTGATATTTATAAGAATATTAAACTTTTCATAAGGGGCGAAAAAGTTATATTCAGAAATAGAGGCTAAAACTTAACATTAAggaaaacaaaactaaaattatataaaaaagaaaattcaaatgattatatttttagaaattttaaaccTTTGTACTTTAAACTCTCTGATTCAACCAACAAATATATCCATGTGAAAAGTGATGTGAATTTCGGATGACATAGAATGAAGTGCAAGTCTCTGTCATACAAAAGATTGAAGTTGTACGATGATTTCGTTCATGACAAACATAAATAACGAGATTCAGATCTCAGATCTGGCTCTGTATACTATTGTGCTCTGTATATCCGTAAGATTATCAATATTATGTGTTTCTTTGTTGGATTCTTATCAGTACGCTtgctatttaattttcaaatgatgtatgttttcaaaaatattttagtccTTTCGAGTTGAAAAAGTTTTTtcgataaaatttataaaaaaaaaaatggattgAAGAGACAATGTTATTACTTATTACCAtttctttatttcaaattcTCAATGTTTTGAcgaatttgttattttatggtGGGTGTACTAATAATAAAGACTGTAATATTTAAGTTAGCATGATTGCGAGAAACACTCAGTTAGAAATTATACCTGaatatacaaatttaaaatagtcAATATAACTAGATTTAGTTGATTTTAGTACAATGAGAGTTGTTCTTTTtacaaactattttttatttaagatatTAATTCTTTTCATAAAGTATCTTTTTATGAGTTGTTTCCTTTTATATCATGGTCTTTTATTCTCCTTAGGTCTATATATAATTGTTCGCGAGTTATTTAGAATAATGGGATCTATAGGTGACGAGTTTGGCGGCGTCAAGTCCGGTGGAGTGAAAGGAGGAAGGGGTGACTTGCAAAGACACTTCGACGCTCAAGTCAAAATAGATCTAAGAGGTAGGGTTTTAGAATTTGTGTGTGACGACGTACTTAGGAGGAGTCTGAGATTCCCTTTATATGGGCGCTTTTTTTTATCTGAGAGATCTTTCAAATGGGAAAAGACACAATTTGTATCTGAATGATGGTGAGTGAGCTGAGGCAATTCAGAAGGTCCTGGATTCTTGGGGCGAAGGGGTCAAATTGGGCTTGAGGGCCGGATTCGTCGTTGGGCTACTAAGGCTGGAACCCGAGCCTGCAATAGTGCCCCCAGACATGGCGTGGCCCTGGCAGGGATGTCACGTTTTCGTGGACCCAGGTCAGACCTGACTCCTGGTAGGTCAGTTGGAATCTAACGGTTTCTGAAGGGTTTCTAATCCTGAA
This portion of the Arachis duranensis cultivar V14167 chromosome 6, aradu.V14167.gnm2.J7QH, whole genome shotgun sequence genome encodes:
- the LOC107494301 gene encoding transcription factor MYB60, with translation MGRPPCCDKVGIKKGPWTPEEDIILVSYIQEHGPGNWRSVPTNTGLSRCSKSCRLRWTNYLRPGIKRGNFTPHEEGMIIHLQALLGNKWAAIASYLPQRTDNDIKNYWNTHLKKKLKKFQQQQTGSMDSSSHQHLQASSKSFSDRISSSDNKSSTQCSSITTSYASSTENISRLLEGWMRTSPKPSSSSSPFIIKGGGGPSSNHHEIDEENNNNNNDNKEVLLVKSVSMPALNLELHHHQNHHQDFESILSFENLNTTTASCWDKSTCDSMPNNNNHKCSSEPAAATTFSHHHHHHEIEEEEEDYEDQEERKNSKSSRDKNNNDNNNPPLSFLEKWLLDENVGHGEEIMELSPIF